In the genome of Methylomagnum ishizawai, the window GCTTCAACGTTGAATCCTCCCTGATGGAGATCGCCCAGTTGATCTACCGGGGCCGGGGGATGTACCACGACGAAGAAGGACGGGAAGTTTCCGGCGATGATGTTCCCCGCCATTTGGTGATGTTGATCGACGATTACCTGGTACACGATGGCCCGCCCGACCGTCGGCAATGGCTGCGCCAATCCCTCGACTTGATGACCCTTCTCGTGATGCTGAGGTCCACCCTCCTCACCCGAATCACCGGGGATGCGGGCCTCCGGCAGGACCTCGCGCTGGTCCCGGTGGGACGCATCGGCTTCGAGGAAATCGCCAGCCAGATGTGCCAGCATGTCGAGGACTTCCTGCACGAATCCACAACCTGCGTGATGGATAGGCACATGGCGGAGTACGCCGGGCTATTGAAGGCCGCGAGCATGAACTGCACGAAACTTTTCAGCCGTTTCCGCTTGCGGGGGACGGGGCGGGAGGCTTCGGGAACGAAAAGCTTCGCCGAGGAAGGGTTCGCCCGTGGGTATTTCAAGCAGGCCTCGGAGCCGGGGGTCCGCTTGTTGCCCGAGGGCGAAGCCTTGCCGGAAATCCCCGGATACACCTTCTTTTCGGGACCGGCGGTACTGGAAAACTGGGCACACCTCGACAAGCGCGAGGAATTCCAGTTCGAGGGGCATCGGACCGATATTGACGCGATCGCCAGCGATCTCTACGGGCAGCTGAAAACCATCGACGCGACCCAAGGATGCCCATCGAAGCTCAGGATCGCAGCCCACAACCTGCTGCACATCTTCGCGAGGGAGAAGGACCAAGCCGGGAAATCCTATACCACGATCAATCCCCTGAGGTCCGACAATACCTGGATAGCGCTCCCGGCGACCTATCCCCAATTCGTGCATGACGGCATCCACGGGGAATCCGACGAGGATGCGGGCTACCGATGCGGCGCACCCGATATCTGGAAACTCTGCCTGGGCTTGGAGCTTTCATCCCACGGCACGGTGATGCCCCCCATTCCCCTCTACGATGGCAAGCCCTGGGCCGCCGCCGTCGGGCGCACGGATCCCTTGAAGCTCGGAACCGTTTTTGATGACCGATATTTCATGGCTTCCAACGAACTCAATTTGTTGAACGCGCTTTTGTTGATGGACTAGAAATCATCCGCAGGGGATGGCATTGGCACGGATGGGAGGACCGAAGTTCTGGTCCTTGCCAGCTGGGGTGGGGAAGGGGAAGAGTTCAAACGGGCGTGGTGGCTAATCGCACTGGCATTTTTCCATGGACTTTCGCGGAACATGGGAAAGAAATTAGAGGACTTTAGATTACCGTCGAGGAAGATGGCGGCTTTGAAATTTCTTGGAATGGCCAGAACTACTGGATTCCCAAATGGGATCGGAATCCATAAATCAGCAATTCTTCATCAATGCCGAGGGGGGTTACCCGAATGTCGAGATGTTATCAAGCATGTGGCAGCTAAAATGCAAACGTGAATATTCACCTATTTTTGGGACAGACGGAACCGTAAAATCCAAACGGCCTCAGTCTCCCCAGCAATTACCCGGATACATGGCTCATGCTGATGCAGTTTAGAGAAATCATCCAACTCCCCGAAACCGAGCGTGCAAGGCCGGGAATAGGAAAATGCATTAGGCCCTAGGAACCGCCCCGTGCGGTAAGCCATCAACCTCTGGCACCCTGACTGGGCTATCTCTGGATCGCCAATTACCGGCCAAGCGCTTTGGCTGGAAAAAAACAAGAAAACGTCATGGACAGCTTCGAACCGCAAGACCGCTCCATTCATTCCTCCGAAAACCCCGAGCCTTCTACCTCCGAACTCTTTTCGGGCAAATTGACCCTTGCCGAGGCGTTGCAGAAGGTCCGGGCCAAGCTCCTGGATCTTTCCTCGCGGAACCGGTTGTTGAACTACCGCCATCCCCGGGGTAAGTCGATCCAATTCATCGACGCCCCCAACCTCGACTTGGTCTACGTCAAGCTCATCGACGGAAAGGGAATACGTCTCCTGCCGGTCCCGGAACCGCTGCCCGAGGAATATGAGAACAAACGCCCGGACCCCAAAATCCATGCTGCGACCCTCGGGATCAAGGTAGACGTTGAGTTCCCGCCGGAGTGCTGCGCCGACACCACTCACCAGCACACGCCCAAACTGCAAACCCCGTTCTATCCCGATGGCCTCGACAAGCTATGCCGCAAGCTTTCCAGCGAGGCGCGGACCGTCATCGAGGAGACCGGCACCAATATGCTCTATCTCATCCCTGGATTCCTGGAATTCTATGAAAGCGAATCCTCGGAGAAACCGATGCTGGCCCCATTGCTCGCGGTGCCGGTGTCCTTTGAAAAGCAAGGCGTCGATCCCCAAACCCGGACTTGGAAATACGATCTCCGCTTCACCGGCGAGGATTTCCACGAGAACAAAACGCTCAAGGAAAAACTGGGCCAGGACCATTGCTTCCAACTTCCGGAGTTCCAAGAGGACGATCTCCCTAGCACTTATTTCGCGCGTATCCAGGAATCCCTGAGGACCAAGAAGAGATGGCGAGTACGCTATCAATTGACACTGGGGTTCCTTTCGTTCTCGAAGCTCGCCATCTGGGATGATCTCGATCCCGATAAATACCCAGGGTTGCTTTCGAACGAACTGCTGCGCGCGATCTTTTCCGGGAGCGACTCCGGGAAAGGGGGCCATACCTCGGAGGATTATGAGATCGACCGGCATCCGCAGGGCAACATGCTCCTGATCTACGATGCGGATTCCTCCCAGCACAGCGCCATCATCGACGTGATGGACGGCAAGGACATGGTGATCAACGGGCCGCCGGGTACCGGGAAATCCCAAACCATTACGAACATCATCGCTGCGGCGCTCCACGCCGGAAAGAAGGTGCTGTTCGTCTCCGAAAAGATGGCCGCCCTCGAGGTGGTCCGGCAGCGCCTGGACCTGGCCAACCTGGGACATTTCTGCCTCGAACTCCACAGCCACAAGACCAACAAGAAAAAATTGCTGGAGGATTTGCAGGAGCGCATCGACATGCGATTCGCGCCGCCGGCGCAATTCCATGACCGGCTGGCCACCTTGGCGCGCTACAAGCAGGTGCTCAACGGACATGCCGAAATCATGGCTAGCCATTCAGGCAGCCAATTGGGTTTGACAACCCACGATATTTTTTGGAGGACCGAACGGTTAAGGCACAACATCGAAGCGTATGTGCCCATCGTCAATTCCCTGTTCATCGATGAGGCGGTCGGGTGTAACTACGATCGGATCCGGAGCCTCCACGATCGCTTAGGGGCCTTGGGCAAATGCCACCAAGCCATCGTCCACTACGATGCTCGGTACCCTTGGTGGGGTTTCACCCCACAAGGTTTGAAACCCGGCGACGCGCAGGCGATTGAAAACCTCATCCTCGAAGCCGAATCCTTGGCGACTGAACTGCATGGCGCCTTGAACGAACTCCAAGAAAGGACCCGATATCCCCATGAACCCGGCTTGGCGGATATTCCAATTCTCTTGACGAGCATCGAGACCCTGGCTGGACCGCCAGCCCAACTCGATGGCAGGTTGCTTGAACGCCTCACCTCCTCCGATGGCGTCGTACTCAAGGAAAGGCTCGAAGTCCTAGAGGAACTGGTAGAACAGGTTTCCATGGCCAATGGGCTTCTCATGGAAGCCGGCGGAACCTTACCCACCGGATATTCCCCGGGTGAGGCTCTGCTTGAGGACTTGCCGGACGCTATCGCCGCCACGCTCCTCCCCCAAGCGCGTTCGCTTACCCTGGGCCAATTCGATGCCAAGGTGGTGGTCACCCGTCAAACCGCCGAGCGCTTCACACCCCTGGCAGGTAGGGACGGATTCAAGTTCGTCCGTTTCCCGCCCGATTTTTCGGAGGCGTTGGAAACGAGGATGGATGCGGTTTCGCCGATCATGGCTCACAGTCTCCCTCGGTCGCGACTGATGGCGGGAGCCGCCCTTCTCTCCACCGAAGCGGGCCGCCGCAGGGCAGCGCTCTCTCGTATCCGGGTCGTCGCTGATCGGCGTGGGTTCGCATTGGACGATACTCCTCCGGGATTGGCGGCACTTGGCGAGCGGAACCTGATCCCGGGCCTACTTCCGGAGGCCGTGGTCGACGACGCGGTCCTCCAAAGATCGGAGCAATTCGCCAAATGGTTGTTTCCGGATATCCCCCTAGAGGAAATCCACAGGCGCTCCACTGAATTGCGTGCATTGCACGGTCGCCTGTCGAAGTTGATTGGCCGGGCCGAAGAGATCGCCGGGGAACTGGACCTATCCTTCGATACCCGGAAATCCCTCGCCCACATGGCGGTTATCGCCAGCATTGCGGAATCGGCGCCGCTCGAGTTGATGGACTATCGGCGTCCATCCTTTGCGCGGCATGGAGCCATCGACCTACTCAACGATGCCGAACGCCTGCATTCGAACGAACGTTCCAAACGTCAATCCCTGGAGCAGGACTTCTATTTAGAGGATCTTCCAGAAGCGGACTTGTTGAAACAGCACCTGCGCCTATTCAGGGAAGGGGATTCCTGGACCCATATGTTCAGTTCCCGTTGGCGCAGGGCCAAGAAGCAGTTCAGGAGCCTCTGTAAGGACAAGAAGCGCAAGCGCAAGGCCGATGAATACGCCTCCGGCCTCGACGGACTGCTCGGTTGGATTTCCATCCGCATCGCCTTCGAAAACCATGGAGCGTTCAGCGAAGCCTTCGGTCCGTTGTTCAAGGGGGTGGATACCGACTTCACCAAAATCAAGCTGCTCCAAGCCTGGTATTTCCAGAGTTCATCCACCTTGTTGCAGCATTCGGAATTAGCCCAATCCATCGATCTTTCCACCATCGACAGCCTGAGGCTCTCCAGGCTGACCCAATTGGCGCCGGAGATCCAAGACCTCAAGACCGGGTTCGAGGAATGCACCCGGACGGTGGGCCTGCTGCTCGGATCGATCGCGGAAAAGTTCGAGGCACAGTTTGCGAAATCGTCCTTGCAGGAATACGCCGCGAAAGTCCAAGAACTCGCGGTGGGGCTGGGCGTCGTCGCGTCATTCCTGGACGGATTGGTCACCGCCAAGGTCACTCCCCGACAAGCCTTCGAGCTATTGACGGCCAAGCGGGAATTGTCGGGGCTCCAGGAAGATTTCGCCCTCTTGGGAGCCGGGTTCCCGGAATTGAAATCGGAGGCCGAAGCGGTTCTGCCGGGATTTTCCCGGATATCCTGTCAAGGATGGAACGATTACCTGGATACTCTCGAATCCCTGGTCCAATCGATCCACGGGTTATGCGATTTCTCCGAACCCTATGTGGACGACGGCATCGCCATGGGCGACCTCCGGGATTTCGTGGCCCATAAGGAGGCGTTGACGCAGGAACTGGATCGGCTGACGCCCCGGCCTACCACCCTCGCCACCGATTGGCCGGGTTACCTCGCGGAGAGCACCTCACGCCTGGAGTCGTTGGAATCCCTTGCACGGTCCTTGACCGGAGCAGGATCCCAGGACTCCACGCTGGCGGACATCGCGGCCGCCTTGGGAAAAATGCGCGATGCCCACCGGATCGCCAGGGCCATACAGCAAGACCTCACGGCTTCGCGCTTGATCTCGGATTTGTTCAGTGGCGCCCTCCCTCCGACACAACCTTTGGCGGATACCCTGGCTTGGGCCAAGGCGGTGAGGAACAACCCCGCGATAAATGGCACCCCGCTCGGGCGCTCGCTGCTTT includes:
- a CDS encoding DUF4011 domain-containing protein translates to MDSFEPQDRSIHSSENPEPSTSELFSGKLTLAEALQKVRAKLLDLSSRNRLLNYRHPRGKSIQFIDAPNLDLVYVKLIDGKGIRLLPVPEPLPEEYENKRPDPKIHAATLGIKVDVEFPPECCADTTHQHTPKLQTPFYPDGLDKLCRKLSSEARTVIEETGTNMLYLIPGFLEFYESESSEKPMLAPLLAVPVSFEKQGVDPQTRTWKYDLRFTGEDFHENKTLKEKLGQDHCFQLPEFQEDDLPSTYFARIQESLRTKKRWRVRYQLTLGFLSFSKLAIWDDLDPDKYPGLLSNELLRAIFSGSDSGKGGHTSEDYEIDRHPQGNMLLIYDADSSQHSAIIDVMDGKDMVINGPPGTGKSQTITNIIAAALHAGKKVLFVSEKMAALEVVRQRLDLANLGHFCLELHSHKTNKKKLLEDLQERIDMRFAPPAQFHDRLATLARYKQVLNGHAEIMASHSGSQLGLTTHDIFWRTERLRHNIEAYVPIVNSLFIDEAVGCNYDRIRSLHDRLGALGKCHQAIVHYDARYPWWGFTPQGLKPGDAQAIENLILEAESLATELHGALNELQERTRYPHEPGLADIPILLTSIETLAGPPAQLDGRLLERLTSSDGVVLKERLEVLEELVEQVSMANGLLMEAGGTLPTGYSPGEALLEDLPDAIAATLLPQARSLTLGQFDAKVVVTRQTAERFTPLAGRDGFKFVRFPPDFSEALETRMDAVSPIMAHSLPRSRLMAGAALLSTEAGRRRAALSRIRVVADRRGFALDDTPPGLAALGERNLIPGLLPEAVVDDAVLQRSEQFAKWLFPDIPLEEIHRRSTELRALHGRLSKLIGRAEEIAGELDLSFDTRKSLAHMAVIASIAESAPLELMDYRRPSFARHGAIDLLNDAERLHSNERSKRQSLEQDFYLEDLPEADLLKQHLRLFREGDSWTHMFSSRWRRAKKQFRSLCKDKKRKRKADEYASGLDGLLGWISIRIAFENHGAFSEAFGPLFKGVDTDFTKIKLLQAWYFQSSSTLLQHSELAQSIDLSTIDSLRLSRLTQLAPEIQDLKTGFEECTRTVGLLLGSIAEKFEAQFAKSSLQEYAAKVQELAVGLGVVASFLDGLVTAKVTPRQAFELLTAKRELSGLQEDFALLGAGFPELKSEAEAVLPGFSRISCQGWNDYLDTLESLVQSIHGLCDFSEPYVDDGIAMGDLRDFVAHKEALTQELDRLTPRPTTLATDWPGYLAESTSRLESLESLARSLTGAGSQDSTLADIAAALGKMRDAHRIARAIQQDLTASRLISDLFSGALPPTQPLADTLAWAKAVRNNPAINGTPLGRSLLSPRAAEEYPWILSMLRKADGCLDSTRRTLSGLGAFGQFDWHHWNGLERSPEPAHLASELLERVSRAARAADALTPWHHYHLERAKCLDLGLAPFVDLLERESLTSSTVADAFEFVCYRSIGRAIYREFPELEGFSGIQHDQGRAQYVALDKEIIGLTGKCFAHEIDRAKTVPYGMNGTSVSQKSEKCLLDHELNKQRKHLPIRQLIKRAGRAIQAYKPCFMMGPMSVAQYLEQGAVGFDLVVMDEASQLRPEEALGAIARGTQIVVVGDPKQLPPTNFFDRLTDSGDDDEEEVPAVLSGSESILDICQQLFTPVRTLRWHYRSQHESLISFSNHHFYQGKLVIFPSPHGTNPRLGVRYRY